One segment of Gopherus flavomarginatus isolate rGopFla2 chromosome 8, rGopFla2.mat.asm, whole genome shotgun sequence DNA contains the following:
- the LOC127056495 gene encoding uncharacterized protein LOC127056495 — protein MELPSQPSQANSPDSEAMEATSAAHFSSLPTPSRRLSQIRRRKKKTRDEMFSEIMEVTRNERAHLNEWKDVVAKYRKDASEHENRRDQREDRRDEREDRRDARDERWQQEDQRCRQEDQRWRDAMLELLRDQTDILRHLVDLQEEQWGHRVPLQLLGNHPHHSPCSISSSPRCVRTRGGRLRASAHSTPRDSPTKRLSLH, from the exons atggaattaccctcccagccctcccaagccaatagcccagacagtgaagccatggaagcaacctctg ctgcacatttttcaagcctccctactccatcccgaaggctatctcagataaggcggaggaaaaagaagacgcgagacgaaatgttctcggaaatcatggaagtaacccgcaatgaaagagctcatctgaatgagtggaaggatgtggtagcaaagtacaggaaagatgccagtgaacatgagaacaggagggaccaacgtgaggatcggagggacgaacgtgaggataggagagacgctcgagatgagaggtggcagcaggaagatcagaggtgtaggcaggaagatcagcggtggcgggatgcaatgctggagctgctgcgtgatcaaactgatatcctccgacatctggtggatcttcaggaagagcagtggggtcacagagtgccgctgcagctcctgggtaaccaccctcaccactcaccatgttccatatcttcctcacccagatgtgtaagaacgcgtgggggaaggcttcgtgcatccgcccactccacccccagggacagtccaaccaaaaggctgtcattacattga